One part of the Mytilus trossulus isolate FHL-02 chromosome 11, PNRI_Mtr1.1.1.hap1, whole genome shotgun sequence genome encodes these proteins:
- the LOC134691653 gene encoding galactoside alpha-(1,2)-fucosyltransferase 1-like isoform X3: MLTQTEMHLFLGMSTVVTICTFGLYVFLASTHTQIVPHIKDHLCPDWTGRLGNLMFQYASLFGIAKRNDMVLTIHEDDEITSVFDNLFALKLQNNSVCEHVQIWGEMEPCLYDMLAATIPSNRNVKHMSLLQSWKYFSHVEQAIREQFTFNQTIESKCQKMLNDAIIGFTSNHTDTPVGKLQVVGLHIRRGDYLDKDKMAYGYQTADEEYINKSLNYFRSKFKHVLFLAYTSYYWKDLLWREKHVVGSDVVRMRVTSPEVDMCVLSKCNHSIITVGSFGWWAAWLANGTTIYYKNVAKNNSEYRNDFSEDMTDYFYPGWIGF; encoded by the exons ATGCTTACACAAACGGAAATGCATCTTTTTCTTG GAATGTCGACTGTTGTTACCATTTGTACATTTGGACTTTATGTATTCCTAGCATCGACTCACACACAAATTGTTCCCCACATAAAAGACCACCTATGTCCAGACTGGACAGGAAGGTTAGGCAATCTCATGTTTCAATATGCCTCACTTTTTGGAATAGCAAAACGCAATGACATGGTTTTAACTATACACGAAGATGATGAAATAACCtctgtttttgacaatttgtTTGCGCTAAAGTTACAAAATAACTCAGTTTGCGAACATGTACAAATATGGGGCGAAATGGAACCCTGTTTGTATGACATGTTAGCTGCAACTATTCCCTCCAACCGCAATGTGAAACACATGTCCTTATTACAATCTTGGAAATATTTTAGTCACGTCGAACAAGCTATTAGGGAACAATTCACATTCAATCAAACAATTgaatcaaaatgtcaaaaaatgttgaatgatGCAATAATCGGATTTACTTCAAATCATACCGATACACCTGTGGGAAAACTGCAAGTAGTTGGCCTTCACATACGAAGAGGGGATTATTTGGACAAAGATAAAATGGCGTACGGATACCAGACAGCTGACGAAGAATACATTAATAAATCGTTAAACTACTTTCGATCAAAATTCAAAcatgtgctatttttagcatACACTTCTTATTATTGGAAAGATTTATTGTGGCGGGAAAAACATGTTGTCGGAAGTGACGTTGTCCGAATGCGCGTGACTTCTCCGGAAGTCGACATGTGCGTTTTATCTAAATGCAATCATTCTATAATAACAGTTGGGTCATTTGGCTGGTGGGCGGCATGGTTGGCTAATGGTACAACAATCTATTATAAGAATGTAGCTAAAAATAATAGCgagtatagaaatgattttAGCGAAGACATGACTGATTATTTTTATCCAGGATGGATAGGATTTTAA